A window from Mycolicibacterium tokaiense encodes these proteins:
- a CDS encoding DUF5078 domain-containing protein, whose translation MRRILVTALAFTALATAAPAAADATDEYPIPSRMLKTTCTVDQYMAAVRDTDPVYYERYIIDYNNKSPDVQKWARDRITWFFSMDYAGRRAYSEETATNAFYETLAWNWPNWAKLFFNNKGVVAHGTEVCMNYPPVDPTVWTW comes from the coding sequence ATGCGTCGAATCCTGGTGACCGCGCTCGCCTTCACCGCCCTGGCCACAGCCGCCCCGGCCGCCGCAGATGCCACCGACGAGTATCCGATCCCGTCGCGGATGCTCAAGACCACCTGCACCGTCGATCAGTACATGGCCGCTGTCCGCGACACCGACCCGGTGTACTACGAGCGCTACATCATCGACTACAACAACAAGTCCCCCGACGTGCAGAAGTGGGCCCGCGACCGCATCACCTGGTTCTTCTCCATGGACTACGCCGGCCGGCGCGCCTACTCCGAAGAGACCGCCACCAACGCCTTCTACGAGACCCTGGCCTGGAACTGGCCCAACTGGGCCAAGCTGTTCTTCAACAACAAAGGCGTTGTCGCCCACGGCACCGAAGTCTGCATGAACTACCCACCGGTGGATCCCACCGTCTGGACCTGGTAG
- a CDS encoding steroid 3-ketoacyl-CoA thiolase: MGTPVIVEATRSPIGKRGGWLSGLHATELLGATQKALVDKAGIDAGIVEQVIGGCVTQFGEQSNNITRVGWLVAGLPDHVGAMTVDCQCGSGQQANGLIAGLIAAGAIDVGIACGIEAMSRVGLGANAGPDRSIIRPASWDIDMPDQFTAAERIAKRRGISREDIDQFGFDSQRKAKQAWAEGRFDREISGIEAPVLDELKQPTADRHIVSKDQGLRDTTLEGLASLKPVLEGGIHTAGTSSQISDGAAAVLWMDEAKARALGLTPRARIVSQALVGAEPYYHLDGPVQSTAKVLEKAGMKIGDIDITEINEAFASVVLSWARVHEPDMDTVNVNGGAIALGHPVGSTGSRLITSALHELERSDKTTALITMCAGGALSTGTIIERI; encoded by the coding sequence ATGGGTACCCCTGTCATTGTCGAAGCCACCCGCAGCCCCATCGGCAAGCGCGGCGGCTGGTTGTCCGGACTGCACGCCACCGAGTTGTTGGGGGCCACGCAGAAGGCGCTGGTCGACAAGGCCGGCATCGACGCAGGCATCGTCGAGCAGGTGATCGGCGGCTGCGTCACCCAGTTCGGCGAGCAGTCCAACAACATCACCCGGGTCGGGTGGCTGGTCGCCGGTCTGCCCGATCACGTAGGCGCCATGACGGTGGACTGCCAGTGCGGCAGCGGCCAGCAGGCCAACGGACTGATCGCCGGCCTGATCGCTGCGGGCGCCATCGACGTCGGTATCGCCTGCGGTATCGAGGCGATGAGTCGCGTCGGTCTGGGCGCCAATGCCGGCCCCGATCGCAGCATCATCCGGCCGGCGTCCTGGGACATCGACATGCCCGACCAGTTCACCGCCGCCGAACGAATCGCCAAGCGCCGCGGCATCTCCCGCGAGGACATCGACCAGTTCGGCTTCGACTCGCAACGCAAGGCCAAGCAGGCCTGGGCCGAGGGGCGCTTCGACCGCGAGATCAGCGGCATCGAGGCCCCGGTGCTCGACGAGCTGAAGCAGCCCACCGCCGATCGTCACATCGTGAGCAAGGACCAGGGGCTGCGCGACACCACACTCGAGGGGTTGGCGTCGCTGAAACCGGTACTCGAGGGCGGCATCCACACCGCAGGCACCTCCTCCCAGATCTCCGACGGCGCCGCGGCGGTGCTGTGGATGGACGAGGCCAAGGCCAGGGCGCTGGGTCTGACGCCGCGGGCGCGGATCGTCAGCCAGGCCCTCGTCGGCGCGGAGCCCTACTACCACCTCGACGGCCCGGTGCAGTCGACGGCCAAGGTGCTGGAGAAGGCGGGCATGAAGATCGGTGACATCGACATCACCGAGATCAACGAGGCGTTCGCCTCGGTGGTGCTGTCCTGGGCGCGGGTGCACGAGCCGGACATGGACACCGTCAACGTCAACGGCGGAGCCATCGCACTGGGACACCCGGTGGGCAGCACCGGCAGCCGGTTGATCACCTCCGCGCTGCACGAGTTGGAGCGCAGCGACAAGACCACCGCGCTGATCACCATGTGCGCCGGCGGTGCTCTCTCTACCGGGACGATCATCGAGCGAATCTGA
- a CDS encoding cytochrome P450: protein MPTPKSSPIPAEFDFLDANLNLERLPVEELAELRRSEPIHWVDVPGGTGGFGDPGYWLVTKHADVKDVSKRNDVFGSSPDGAIPVWPQGMERSAIDLQKAVLLNMDAPQHTRLRKIISRGFTPRAIGRLEDELRTRARQIAETAAAEGSGDFVEQVSCELPLQAIAGLLGVPQEDRDKLFRWSNEMTAGEDPEYADIDPAMSSFELITYAMKMAEERAKNPTDDIVTTLVQADLDGEKLSDDEFGFFVVMLAVAGNETTRNSITHGMIAFSQHPEQWELYKRERPESAADEIVRWATPVSAFQRTALEDTELSGVQIKKGERVVMSYRSANFDDEVFDNPHEFNILRSPNPHVGFGGTGAHYCIGANLARMTINLIFNAVADAMPDLKPIGEPERLMSGWLNGIKHWQVDYTGKGA, encoded by the coding sequence ATGCCCACCCCGAAGTCCAGCCCCATTCCCGCCGAATTCGATTTTCTCGACGCGAACCTGAACCTCGAGCGGCTGCCGGTCGAAGAACTCGCCGAGCTGCGCAGGTCCGAGCCTATCCACTGGGTCGACGTCCCGGGAGGGACGGGTGGCTTCGGTGACCCGGGCTACTGGCTCGTCACCAAGCACGCCGATGTCAAGGACGTCTCCAAGCGCAACGACGTCTTCGGCAGCTCGCCCGACGGCGCCATCCCGGTGTGGCCGCAGGGCATGGAGCGCTCGGCGATCGATCTGCAGAAGGCCGTGCTGCTGAACATGGACGCCCCGCAGCACACGCGGCTGCGCAAGATCATCTCGCGCGGGTTCACGCCTCGCGCCATCGGCCGCCTGGAGGACGAACTGCGCACCCGCGCCCGCCAGATCGCCGAGACCGCGGCCGCCGAGGGCAGCGGCGATTTCGTCGAGCAGGTCTCCTGCGAGTTGCCGCTGCAGGCCATCGCCGGGCTGCTCGGGGTGCCGCAGGAAGACCGCGACAAGCTGTTCCGCTGGTCCAACGAGATGACGGCGGGGGAGGACCCGGAGTACGCCGACATCGATCCGGCCATGTCCTCCTTCGAGCTCATCACCTACGCCATGAAGATGGCCGAGGAGCGGGCCAAGAACCCCACCGACGACATCGTCACCACCCTTGTCCAGGCCGACCTCGACGGCGAGAAGCTCTCCGACGACGAGTTCGGCTTCTTCGTCGTGATGCTGGCGGTGGCCGGCAACGAGACCACGCGTAACTCCATCACCCACGGCATGATTGCCTTCTCTCAGCACCCCGAGCAGTGGGAGCTGTACAAGCGGGAGCGCCCGGAGTCCGCGGCCGATGAGATCGTCCGCTGGGCCACCCCGGTGTCGGCGTTCCAGCGCACCGCCCTGGAAGACACCGAGCTGTCCGGAGTGCAGATCAAGAAGGGCGAGCGCGTCGTGATGTCCTACCGCTCGGCCAACTTCGACGACGAGGTGTTCGACAACCCGCACGAGTTCAACATCCTGCGCAGCCCCAACCCGCACGTCGGGTTCGGCGGCACCGGAGCGCACTACTGCATCGGAGCCAACCTGGCCCGGATGACCATCAACCTGATCTTCAACGCGGTCGCCGACGCGATGCCCGACCTCAAGCCCATCGGCGAACCCGAGCGGTTGATGTCGGGCTGGCTCAACGGGATCAAGCACTGGCAGGTGGACTACACGGGTAAGGGCGCCTGA
- a CDS encoding acyl-CoA dehydrogenase family protein, producing MDFTPDEGQQAVADVVTSVLDRDNSWDALVSGGVTALGVPEHVGGDGVGLAEIATALTEIGRHGTVGPALATLGATAVLRDAATDSQQQRYLADVPGGAIVTLALNEPGRSLPEHPAVTFAAGVLNGTKIAVSHAAQAKWIVVSTDSAVVVVPGDAAGLTVTSTPSSTGAEECVVTFADVAVGDDDVLADVTATRVNQLALVTIGAFAAGLVAGALRLTADYVATREQFGRPLSTFQTVAAQLSEVYIASRTISLLSTSAVWRLSQGLDADEDLAVLGYWLSSQAAPAMRLCHHLHGGMGMDITYPMDRFYSSIKDLTRILGGPTHRLDLVGV from the coding sequence ATGGACTTCACCCCCGACGAAGGCCAGCAGGCTGTCGCCGACGTGGTGACTTCGGTGCTGGATCGTGACAACAGTTGGGACGCACTGGTTTCCGGCGGTGTCACCGCACTCGGGGTGCCCGAGCATGTCGGCGGCGACGGCGTGGGACTCGCGGAGATCGCGACGGCGCTGACCGAGATCGGTCGGCACGGCACCGTCGGTCCTGCACTGGCGACGCTGGGTGCCACCGCGGTGTTGCGTGACGCGGCGACCGACAGTCAGCAGCAGCGCTACCTGGCGGATGTGCCAGGAGGCGCCATCGTGACGCTGGCGCTCAACGAGCCGGGCAGATCGTTGCCCGAGCATCCGGCTGTCACTTTCGCCGCGGGGGTGCTCAACGGCACCAAGATCGCGGTCAGCCATGCCGCACAGGCCAAGTGGATCGTGGTGAGCACCGACAGCGCCGTGGTGGTCGTGCCCGGTGACGCTGCGGGTCTGACGGTCACCAGCACCCCGTCGTCGACCGGCGCCGAAGAATGCGTCGTGACGTTCGCCGACGTGGCGGTCGGTGACGACGATGTACTGGCCGACGTCACCGCTACCCGCGTCAATCAACTGGCACTGGTCACCATCGGCGCCTTCGCCGCGGGTCTGGTGGCCGGCGCGCTGCGTCTGACCGCCGATTATGTGGCCACCCGCGAACAGTTCGGCAGACCGCTGTCGACGTTCCAGACGGTGGCCGCGCAACTGTCCGAGGTCTACATCGCCTCACGCACCATCTCGCTGCTGTCCACCTCGGCGGTGTGGCGACTGTCTCAAGGGCTCGACGCCGACGAAGACCTTGCGGTGCTGGGCTACTGGCTGTCGTCGCAGGCTGCCCCCGCCATGCGGCTGTGCCATCACCTGCACGGCGGGATGGGCATGGACATCACCTACCCGATGGACCGCTTCTACTCCTCGATCAAGGACCTGACGCGGATCCTGGGCGGGCCGACACACCGATTGGATCTGGTGGGAGTGTAG
- a CDS encoding response regulator transcription factor, giving the protein MAMVHCQSGQHATSLDQQASDRNRLRSTALSPVPLPVEPALPPLPVATLLVDDSTLHRENLAAILTTAGLPEPLMAWDLDSVQRVLRESVPHIALINMVTRDNVALVRLIRERCPDAKVIIVGAAVEDEAAIVSFAEAGVAGYHLRSHSLGDLVQLIRAVSNGQPSCPPSVSAILLKRLSSLATQHEPVARDPFLTAREVEILRMLEAGLSNREIADQLCIALHTVKNHVHNILGKLGVSTRMEAAALSRASQSDRELVPGFNPKWPR; this is encoded by the coding sequence ATGGCAATGGTTCATTGTCAATCCGGTCAACACGCGACATCGTTAGACCAACAGGCCAGCGATCGAAATCGCCTCCGGTCCACGGCGCTGTCGCCTGTGCCCCTCCCGGTGGAGCCGGCGCTTCCACCTCTGCCCGTCGCGACGCTGCTCGTTGATGACAGCACTCTTCACCGGGAGAACCTGGCCGCGATCCTGACCACCGCGGGTCTGCCTGAGCCGTTGATGGCGTGGGATCTCGACTCCGTGCAGAGGGTCCTGCGGGAGTCGGTGCCACACATTGCGCTGATCAACATGGTCACCCGCGACAATGTGGCGCTGGTACGGCTCATCCGGGAGAGGTGTCCGGATGCGAAGGTGATCATCGTTGGAGCCGCAGTCGAGGACGAGGCGGCCATTGTGTCCTTCGCCGAAGCCGGCGTAGCGGGCTACCACTTGCGCAGTCACTCTCTCGGTGACCTCGTGCAGCTCATCCGCGCGGTCAGTAACGGTCAACCCAGTTGTCCGCCTTCGGTTTCCGCGATCCTGCTCAAGCGTCTGTCGTCGCTGGCGACACAACACGAACCGGTGGCCAGAGACCCTTTCCTGACGGCTCGCGAGGTCGAGATCCTCCGCATGTTGGAGGCGGGCCTGTCGAACAGGGAGATTGCCGACCAGCTCTGCATCGCGTTGCACACAGTCAAGAACCACGTCCACAACATCCTCGGGAAGCTCGGTGTCAGTACCAGGATGGAGGCCGCAGCCCTCTCCCGCGCCTCGCAATCGGACCGGGAACTAGTTCCCGGGTTCAACCCAAAATGGCCCCGTTGA
- a CDS encoding lipid-transfer protein, translated as MSGKAAIAGIGATDFSKNSGRSELRLAAEAVLDALDDAGLQPSDVDGLVTFTMDSNLETAVARATGIGDLSFFSQIGYGGGAAAATVQQAALAVAAGVAEVVVAYRAFNERSEFRFGQVMTGLTVNADSRGVEYSWSYPHGLSTPAASVAMIAQRYMHEFGATSADFGAVSVADRKHAATNPKAHFYGKPITIEDHQNSRWIAEPLRLLDCCQETDGGVAIVVTTPERARDLRHRPAIIEAAAQGAGADQFTMYSYYRDELGLPEMGLVGRQLWGQSGLSPADIQTAVLYDHFTPYTLIQLEELGFCGKGEAKDFIAGGAIEIGGKLPINTHGGQLGEAYIHGMNGIAEGVRQLRGTSVNQVDGVEHVLVTAGTGVPTSGLILG; from the coding sequence CTGTCAGGTAAAGCCGCCATCGCCGGGATCGGCGCCACGGACTTCTCCAAGAACTCCGGCCGCAGCGAATTACGGCTGGCCGCCGAGGCGGTGCTCGACGCGCTCGACGATGCCGGCCTGCAACCGTCCGACGTCGACGGCCTGGTGACCTTCACCATGGACTCCAACCTCGAGACCGCCGTTGCCAGGGCCACCGGCATCGGTGATCTCAGCTTTTTCAGCCAGATCGGTTACGGCGGCGGTGCAGCGGCCGCCACGGTGCAGCAGGCCGCCCTCGCCGTCGCCGCGGGTGTGGCCGAGGTGGTGGTGGCCTACCGCGCCTTCAACGAACGTTCGGAGTTCCGCTTCGGCCAGGTGATGACCGGGCTGACGGTCAATGCGGACTCCCGTGGCGTCGAGTACAGCTGGTCCTATCCGCACGGACTGAGCACGCCGGCGGCGTCGGTGGCCATGATCGCCCAGCGCTACATGCACGAATTCGGCGCCACCAGTGCGGATTTCGGTGCTGTCTCGGTGGCCGACCGCAAGCACGCTGCCACCAACCCGAAGGCGCACTTCTACGGCAAGCCGATCACCATCGAGGATCACCAGAATTCGCGGTGGATCGCCGAGCCGCTGCGGTTGCTGGACTGCTGCCAGGAAACCGACGGCGGGGTGGCCATCGTGGTCACCACCCCGGAGCGGGCGCGCGATCTCCGGCACCGGCCGGCGATCATCGAAGCGGCCGCCCAGGGTGCTGGTGCCGACCAGTTCACCATGTACTCCTACTACCGCGACGAGCTGGGCCTGCCGGAGATGGGTCTGGTGGGCCGGCAGCTGTGGGGGCAGAGTGGGCTGAGTCCGGCCGACATCCAGACCGCCGTGCTCTACGACCACTTCACCCCCTACACCCTGATCCAGTTGGAGGAGCTCGGCTTCTGCGGCAAGGGCGAGGCCAAGGACTTCATCGCCGGCGGCGCCATCGAGATCGGCGGGAAGCTGCCCATCAACACCCATGGCGGGCAGCTCGGCGAGGCCTACATCCACGGCATGAACGGCATCGCCGAGGGCGTGCGTCAGCTTCGGGGCACGTCGGTCAACCAGGTCGACGGCGTGGAACACGTGCTCGTCACCGCAGGCACTGGAGTGCCGACTTCCGGGCTGATTCTGGGTTGA
- the fadE29 gene encoding acyl-CoA dehydrogenase FadE29, translating into MYIELTPEQRALQAELRQYFSTLITPEEAAAMESNRHNEAYRAVIKRMGTDGKLGVGWPKEYGGLGFGPVEQQIFVNEANRADVPLPLVTLQTVGPTLQVYGTEEQKKKFLPGILSGDIHFAIGYSEPEAGTDLASLRTSAVRHGDEYIVNGQKMWTTGAHDADYIWLAVRTDPDAAKHKGISILIVDTKDPGFSWTPIILSDGAHHTNASYYNDVRVPADMLVGEENGGWKLITTQLNHERVGLGPAGRVAGIYDQVRAWASKPGSDGVTPIENQDVARLLGQIKAIWRVNELLNWQVAASGETIAVADAAATKVFSTERIQEVGRLAEEIVGTYGNPADPETGELLDWLDKMTKRNLVITFGGGVNEVMREMIAASGLKVPRVSR; encoded by the coding sequence ATGTACATCGAACTGACACCCGAGCAGCGGGCGCTGCAAGCCGAACTGCGGCAGTACTTCTCGACGCTGATCACGCCGGAGGAGGCGGCAGCGATGGAGTCCAACCGGCACAACGAGGCCTACCGCGCGGTGATCAAGCGGATGGGTACCGACGGCAAATTGGGCGTCGGCTGGCCGAAGGAGTACGGGGGCCTGGGCTTCGGTCCGGTGGAGCAACAGATCTTCGTCAACGAGGCCAACCGCGCCGACGTGCCGCTGCCGCTGGTGACGCTGCAGACCGTGGGGCCCACCCTGCAGGTGTACGGCACCGAGGAACAGAAGAAGAAGTTCCTGCCCGGAATTCTCTCCGGTGACATCCATTTCGCGATCGGCTATTCCGAGCCCGAGGCCGGTACCGACCTCGCGTCGCTACGCACGTCCGCGGTCCGCCACGGCGACGAATACATCGTCAACGGGCAGAAGATGTGGACCACCGGCGCCCACGACGCCGACTACATCTGGTTGGCCGTGCGTACCGACCCCGATGCCGCCAAGCACAAAGGCATCTCGATCCTGATCGTCGACACGAAGGACCCAGGGTTCTCCTGGACGCCGATCATCCTGTCCGACGGGGCGCATCACACCAACGCGTCGTACTACAACGACGTGCGCGTGCCCGCCGACATGCTGGTCGGCGAGGAGAACGGCGGCTGGAAGCTCATCACCACCCAGCTCAACCACGAGCGGGTCGGGCTGGGGCCGGCCGGCCGCGTGGCCGGCATCTACGACCAGGTGCGCGCCTGGGCCTCCAAGCCCGGCTCGGACGGCGTCACACCCATCGAGAACCAGGACGTGGCGCGGCTGCTCGGGCAGATCAAAGCCATCTGGCGGGTCAACGAGCTGCTGAACTGGCAGGTCGCGGCCTCCGGGGAGACCATCGCCGTCGCCGACGCCGCAGCCACCAAGGTCTTCTCCACCGAGCGCATCCAGGAGGTCGGGCGACTGGCCGAGGAGATTGTGGGCACCTACGGCAACCCGGCGGACCCGGAGACCGGCGAGCTGCTCGACTGGCTGGACAAGATGACCAAACGCAATCTGGTCATCACCTTCGGTGGAGGTGTCAACGAAGTGATGCGGGAGATGATCGCGGCGTCCGGGCTCAAGGTTCCCCGGGTGTCCCGGTGA
- a CDS encoding DUF732 domain-containing protein, producing the protein MRGLRVAVLAAGAALALALAPTAAADPDEAFAEQLHTFGIYGQKDYNAWIGKIMCKRLRNGHDPDAFASAKFVHDQLQKGSTTDQAWQFVGAGIPIYCPDQTFVLQRAAESRN; encoded by the coding sequence ATGCGTGGACTACGAGTGGCGGTGCTGGCCGCCGGCGCTGCCCTGGCCCTGGCGCTGGCCCCCACCGCGGCAGCTGATCCGGACGAGGCTTTCGCCGAGCAGTTGCACACCTTCGGGATCTACGGGCAGAAGGACTACAACGCCTGGATCGGCAAGATCATGTGCAAGCGGCTGCGCAACGGCCACGACCCGGATGCCTTCGCCTCGGCGAAGTTCGTGCACGACCAGCTGCAGAAGGGCTCCACCACGGATCAGGCCTGGCAGTTCGTCGGCGCCGGTATCCCGATCTACTGCCCCGACCAGACGTTCGTGTTGCAGCGCGCCGCCGAGAGTAGGAACTGA
- a CDS encoding nitroreductase family deazaflavin-dependent oxidoreductase → MANPPRALNSTQTGTLIKWMSRANTWIFKKTGGRFGDKFLRGAPVGILTTTGRKSGEPRESPLLFLQEGRRIILVASQGGRANNPMWYLNLKANPAVTFQTKHEVLRLSARDATDAERDEYWPKLDAMYPDFATYRSYTDRTIPIVICDPV, encoded by the coding sequence ATGGCCAATCCGCCCCGCGCGCTGAACTCCACCCAGACCGGCACCCTCATCAAGTGGATGTCGCGGGCCAACACCTGGATCTTCAAGAAGACCGGCGGCCGCTTCGGCGACAAGTTCCTGCGCGGCGCCCCGGTGGGCATCCTGACCACCACCGGGCGCAAGTCCGGTGAGCCCAGGGAGAGCCCGCTGCTGTTCCTGCAGGAGGGCAGGCGCATCATCTTGGTGGCGTCGCAGGGCGGACGGGCCAACAACCCGATGTGGTACCTCAACCTCAAGGCCAACCCAGCGGTGACCTTCCAGACCAAACACGAGGTGCTGCGCCTGTCCGCCCGGGACGCCACCGATGCCGAACGTGACGAGTACTGGCCGAAACTCGACGCGATGTATCCCGATTTCGCGACTTACCGGTCCTACACCGACCGCACGATCCCGATCGTCATCTGCGATCCGGTTTAG
- a CDS encoding bifunctional MaoC family dehydratase N-terminal/OB-fold nucleic acid binding domain-containing protein codes for MSDLQAGIDALLADGRSAPTPARDPVNEPMIHHWVDAIGDTNPIYVDEDAARAAGHEGIVAPPAMIQVWTMMGLGRTRSGDDPLGRAMTMFDDAGYVGVVATNCDQTYHRYLKPGEQVVMSAEIVGIVGPKQTALGEGYFINQKIRWHVGDEEVADMDWRIMKFRPAANQKPAETSALPEDLDPDKLMRPASSRDTKFFWDGVAAHELRIQRRPDGTLQHPPVPAVWADKDAPVDYVVASGKGTVYSYVVHHAPKVPGRSVPFVIALIELEEGVRMLGELRGVDPDQVKIGMPVSATYLDFPDSDISPAWTLYAWEPQA; via the coding sequence GTGAGTGACCTGCAGGCCGGCATCGACGCGCTGCTGGCCGACGGGCGCAGCGCGCCGACTCCTGCCCGGGACCCGGTGAATGAGCCCATGATCCACCACTGGGTGGACGCCATCGGCGACACCAACCCGATCTACGTCGACGAGGACGCCGCCCGGGCCGCCGGCCATGAGGGCATCGTCGCACCACCGGCGATGATCCAGGTCTGGACGATGATGGGGCTGGGCCGCACACGCTCCGGCGATGACCCGCTGGGACGCGCGATGACGATGTTCGACGACGCCGGGTACGTCGGCGTTGTCGCCACCAACTGCGACCAGACCTACCACCGTTACCTCAAACCCGGCGAGCAGGTGGTGATGAGTGCCGAGATCGTCGGCATCGTCGGACCCAAGCAGACCGCCCTGGGCGAGGGGTACTTCATCAACCAGAAGATCCGCTGGCACGTCGGTGATGAAGAAGTGGCCGACATGGACTGGCGCATCATGAAGTTCCGGCCGGCAGCCAATCAGAAACCGGCCGAAACCAGCGCGCTGCCAGAAGATCTCGACCCCGACAAGCTGATGCGTCCGGCGTCGTCGCGCGACACCAAGTTCTTCTGGGACGGCGTTGCCGCGCACGAGCTGCGCATCCAGCGGCGCCCCGACGGCACCCTGCAACATCCGCCGGTGCCTGCGGTGTGGGCCGACAAAGACGCACCCGTCGACTATGTCGTCGCCTCCGGCAAGGGCACGGTGTACAGCTACGTGGTGCACCACGCGCCGAAGGTGCCCGGCCGCAGCGTGCCGTTCGTGATCGCACTCATCGAGTTGGAGGAGGGTGTGCGTATGCTCGGCGAGCTCCGCGGCGTGGACCCGGACCAGGTGAAGATCGGAATGCCGGTCAGCGCAACATATCTCGACTTCCCAGACAGTGACATCAGCCCGGCCTGGACCTTGTACGCATGGGAGCCGCAAGCGTGA
- a CDS encoding glycosyltransferase family 4 protein — MRVAHVGSAAVPVGYPFGSAAERRIVDLAVAQQDRGDTVLVFSAAPPAPGPRPPGPARHLNIVDLECRTQPPLNDMELALRTRAAMLRVEPDVIHVHNNFTAALCLAGINGAKVLSFDHLRVPGSDHPVVKALYRRALRAFDLLMPVSQFCAQAAAEYWSLPLSELRVLPVGVDTGSSGHDGTRRHRGSRLRIGYLGWLHDQAGIDILTEAIQLVKAVHPSVTLLCVDLAEGQITGGLFEAVDICVMASPAVFEMAAAEALSAGTAVVCGTPGHLGEGGARAAMALADELIALCDEQAVLAQAAGAATGEADRFRWHSIADRADALYRETLS; from the coding sequence ATGAGAGTTGCACATGTCGGATCGGCTGCTGTGCCGGTCGGATACCCGTTCGGTAGTGCGGCTGAACGCCGTATCGTGGATCTGGCCGTGGCGCAGCAGGATCGCGGTGACACGGTGCTGGTGTTCTCGGCGGCCCCGCCGGCGCCGGGGCCCCGTCCACCCGGACCGGCGCGTCACCTGAACATCGTCGACCTGGAGTGCCGGACGCAGCCACCGCTGAACGACATGGAACTCGCGCTCCGGACCCGCGCAGCGATGCTGAGGGTCGAACCCGACGTCATACACGTGCACAACAATTTCACTGCGGCACTGTGTCTCGCCGGGATCAATGGCGCCAAGGTGCTCAGCTTCGATCATCTTCGCGTACCGGGTTCGGACCATCCGGTGGTGAAGGCGCTGTACCGGCGGGCGCTGCGTGCGTTCGACCTGCTCATGCCCGTTTCGCAGTTCTGTGCGCAGGCCGCCGCCGAATACTGGTCGTTGCCGTTGTCGGAGCTTCGGGTTCTCCCGGTCGGCGTCGACACTGGTTCCTCGGGTCACGACGGCACCCGCAGACACCGTGGCAGCCGCCTGCGGATCGGCTATCTCGGTTGGCTCCATGATCAGGCTGGCATCGACATCCTCACCGAGGCAATCCAATTGGTGAAGGCGGTGCACCCCTCGGTGACCCTGCTGTGTGTCGACCTCGCCGAGGGGCAGATCACCGGGGGGCTGTTCGAGGCGGTCGACATCTGCGTCATGGCAAGCCCCGCGGTGTTCGAAATGGCAGCGGCGGAAGCGCTTTCAGCGGGCACCGCGGTGGTGTGCGGCACGCCGGGACACCTCGGTGAAGGTGGGGCACGCGCCGCCATGGCGCTCGCGGACGAACTGATCGCACTGTGCGACGAACAGGCTGTACTGGCCCAGGCGGCCGGCGCTGCGACCGGAGAAGCCGACCGGTTCAGGTGGCACTCGATCGCGGACAGGGCTGATGCCCTCTACCGGGAGACGCTCAGCTGA
- a CDS encoding MaoC family dehydratase, which produces MGAASVSATLEVGTQLPELKIYGDPTFIVSTAIATRDYQDVHHDRDKAQAKGSKDIFVNILTDTGLVGRYVTDWAGPRAVVTSIKLRLGVPWYAYDTITFTGEVTEIDGDRVTLKVVGANSLGNHVIATSTLTLGAQ; this is translated from the coding sequence ATGGGAGCCGCAAGCGTGAGCGCAACACTCGAGGTGGGAACCCAACTGCCGGAGCTGAAGATCTACGGCGACCCCACCTTCATCGTGTCCACGGCCATCGCCACCCGCGACTACCAGGACGTGCACCACGACCGGGACAAGGCGCAGGCCAAGGGGTCCAAGGACATCTTCGTCAACATCCTCACCGACACCGGGCTGGTGGGCCGGTACGTCACGGACTGGGCCGGCCCCCGCGCCGTCGTCACCTCGATCAAGTTGCGACTCGGGGTGCCGTGGTACGCCTACGACACCATCACGTTCACCGGTGAGGTCACCGAGATCGACGGCGACCGAGTGACGCTGAAAGTGGTGGGCGCCAACAGTTTGGGCAATCACGTGATCGCCACCTCCACACTCACTCTGGGGGCGCAGTGA